One Lucilia cuprina isolate Lc7/37 chromosome 4, ASM2204524v1, whole genome shotgun sequence DNA segment encodes these proteins:
- the LOC111676118 gene encoding protein kinase 4, whose product MRPHTGQQQQQSHHQQQYCAVDNCLKQQQQQQHFLKNHQSLQQQHTATHLQQQQKYHQHQLQQHSLNHALQQQQPPPPPPHMWNPHLNAACYTSQSPSANTNGVNSTTNPNHINLQNCRPFPSNRVYPHHTQTPHYPPSNGFPHALPTNNPQATERIPLTAPNYAKLPPLSVVNQQRINECAGIPLISTATAHLTPGQRQRISRKQSHSPPGKNWTNMLPGNTAQNYAAAAQYAAAHVQGAPLMLNKPQQQKPEYWSSNTYTSSNNQQPQFGSKTMQYNNKQQDRTRTPLRYQNSAPAALSSSKSKENLDQQLKHSKDNENSSSNNGDSSNSNETCLPRIIKPRKRRKKDRKPPNNLVNAVYLKIDNKSLQDKSSNIHNNTIKTYKSSEDLLKCLQKFTQITNSNEQPQRCNSYSNKTGLNYDLLAQNKKELQQKLSLCTSGSDINHGICFCNECDPLRSIWDYPLRRSLSDSSTSDTSGTGSLSDNTTTSSNDSEETNWPKTRAEIVGVIGSKRNKDQQNSSNNSNHLMNKADNTQDKKIFNNNILSGINLSSELFKNPNSDAFANLDHAFTSANDNMLLLPETAETLLTKSINEISKKLIETCSNESGDLPLSSCNSLSSFSTTSSNSSSANSTCADFSNDSGIESAHINAGDDLVFNFDNLHITTTKLSLSPSSLSAASSTSSSSSSTSSCGNISMSSSPTVKFASNFLTTQTSSASATATAASVTVSTMQQTPLTPSNVVLGTTIKAAPTLDFLVDLNNNHLHVAVPKPMIVAENKQLQQQQLLKQQFNDLVQKHQPPHQQLTTTSMPTPTPTHRHDQQFFNNCFDLMWQQHERQLGNNNIVNTTTSTSTATTSTTNNNSNHIDQLTSSALTSNNVAMSSFLDSVGSLKTVFSTIS is encoded by the coding sequence ATGAGACCGCATACaggacaacaacagcagcagtcgCATCATCAGCAACAATACTGTGCAGTGGATAATTGTttgaaacaacaacagcagcaacaacattttcTGAAAAACCATCAAAGCCTACAACAACAGCATACTGCAACACAtttgcaacaacagcaaaagtATCATCAGCatcaactacaacaacattcACTCAATCATGcattacaacaacagcaaccacCACCCCCACCGCCTCATATGTGGAATCCCCATCTTAATGCAGCGTGCTATACCTCCCAATCTCCCTCTGCAAATACAAATGGTGTAAATTCTACAACAAATCCCAACCATATAAATTTACAGAATTGTCGACCCTTTCCCTCGAATCGAGTCTATCCACATCACACCCAGACTCCTCACTATCCTCCTTCTAATGGCTTTCCACATGCCTTGCCCACAAACAATCCACAGGCTACTGAACGTATACCTTTAACTGCTCCCAATTATGCTAAGTTGCCTCCACTGTCGGTGGTAAATCAGCAAAGGATTAATGAATGTGCTGGCATTCCTTTAATATCCACAGCAACGGCTCATTTAACGCCTGGTCAAAGGCAAAGGATATCAAGAAAACAGTCCCATTCTCCGCCGGGAAAAAATTGGACCAATATGTTGCCAGGCAATACAGCTCAGAATTATGCTGCAGCTGCCCAATATGCAGCAGCTCATGTCCAGGGTGCTCCATTAATGTTGAACAAACCACAGCAACAAAAGCCAGAATATTGGTCTTCCAATACTTATACCTCTTCGAATAACCAGCAGCCTCAGTTTGGTTCGAAGACAATGCAGTATAACAATAAACAGCAAGATAGAACTCGAACTCCTTTGCGCTATCAAAATTCAGCTCCAGCGGCTTTGTCTTCATCAAAGTCAAAGGAAAACCTGGATCAGCAATTAAAACACTCGAAAGACAACGAAAACTCATCCTCCAATAATGGCGATTCTTCCAACAGCAATGAAACCTGTTTGCCACGCATTATAAAGCCGCGTAAAAGGAGAAAGAAGGACCGTAAGCCGCCGAATAATTTGGTCAATGCGGTCTATTTAAAAATAGACAATAAGTCTCTACAGGATAAATCTTCTAACATACATAACAACACAATAAAAACCTACAAATCGTCTGAGGActtgttaaaatgtttacagaAATTTACACAAATAACCAATTCAAATGAGCAACCTCAAAGATGCAATAGCTATTCTAATAAAACTGGTCTGAACTATGACTTGTTAGCTCAAAATAAAAAGGAGCTACAGCAAAAGTTATCACTGTGTACGAGTGGCAGTGATATTAATCATGGTATATGTTTCTGTAATGAATGCGATCCTTTAAGATCAATATGGGATTATCCGCTAAGGAGATCGCTCTCAGATTCATCAACTTCGGATACAAGTGGTACTGGTTCTTTAAGTGACAATACCACAACATCATCTAATGATTCCGAGGAAACAAATTGGCCTAAAACCAGAGCTGAAATTGTGGGAGTTATAGGTTCAAAACGTAATAAAGATCAGCAAAATTCATCAAATAATTCCAACCATTTAATGAACAAAGCTGACAACACACAGGATAAGaagatatttaataataatatattaagtGGCATAAATTTGTCCAGTGAACTATTTAAAAACCCTAACTCTGATGCCTTTGCCAATTTGGATCACGCTTTTACATCAGCGAATGATAATATGCTACTATTACCCGAAACTGCTGAAACTTTACTAACGAAGTCCATTAATGAAATCTCCAAGAAACTCATAGAGACTTGCTCTAATGAATCAGGCGACTTACCTTTGTCTTCCTGCAATTCTTTGTCTTCATTTTCAACCACCTCTTCAAATTCCTCTTCAGCCAATTCCACATGTGCTGATTTCTCTAACGATAGTGGTATTGAAAGTGCACACATAAATGCAGGCgatgatttagtttttaattttgataatttgCATATAACTACAACAAAGTTGTCGTTGTCACCATCATCTTTATCAGCAGCATCAtcaacatcgtcatcatcatcgtcaactTCTTCCTGTGGCAATATATCAATGTCTTCCTCGCCTACGGTTAAATTTGCATCAAATTTTCTAACAACACAAACATCATCAGCTTCAGCTACGGCAACAGCTGCATCAGTTACAGTCTCAACAATGCAACAAACTCCTTTAACACCCAGTAATGTTGTTTTGGGCACAACAATAAAGGCAGCACCCACTTTGGATTTTCTCgttgatttaaataataatcatttacATGTTGCAGTACCAAAACCCATGATTGTTGCTGAAAacaaacaactgcaacaacagcaactacttAAGCAACAGTTCAATGATCTGGTACAAAAGCATCAACCTCCACATCAACAGCTAACAACGACATCGATGCCAACTCCGACACCGACACACCGACATGAtcaacaatttttcaataattgtttCGATTTGATGTGGCAACAGCATGAAAGACAATTGGGAAACAACAACATCGTCAACACTACTACATCTACTTCTACTGCCACCACCTccaccaccaacaacaatagcaatcaTATTGATCAATTAACTTCATCTGCTTTAACATCAAATAATGTTGCAATGTCATCGTTTTTAGATTCAGTGGGATCTTTAAAGACTGTATTTTCCACAATATCTTAA